A region of Hoplias malabaricus isolate fHopMal1 chromosome 12, fHopMal1.hap1, whole genome shotgun sequence DNA encodes the following proteins:
- the atp5mc3a gene encoding ATP synthase membrane subunit c locus 3a yields MYACAKFVSTPTLVRSGSRALYRPVSAAVLSRPEVKTETTAALLPQSPLTQMCLRGFQTSAVSRDIDTAAKFIGAGAATVGVAGSGAGIGTVFGSLIIGYARNPSLKQQLFSYAILGFALSEAMGLFCLMVAFLILFAM; encoded by the exons ATGTACGCCTGTGCAAAGTTCGTCTCTACGCCCACCCTG GTTCGTTCTGGATCTCGGGCTCTGTACAGACCAGTGTCTGCTGCTGTACTGTCTAGGCCAGAGGTCAAAACAGAG ACCACAGCTGCCCTCCTGCCCCAGTCTCCCCTCACCCAAATGTGTCTGCGAGGTTTCCAGACCAGTGCAGTGAGCCGAGACATTGATACTGCTGCAAAGTTCATTGGCGCTGGAGCTGCCACTGTTGGAGTGGCTGGATCCGGTGCTGGAATTGGAACAGTGTTCGGCAGTCTCATCATTGGCTATGCTAG GAACCCATCTCTGAAACAGCAGCTCTTCTCGTATGCTATTCTGGGATTCGCTCTGTCTGAAGCCATGGGGCTCTTTTGTTTGATGGTTGCTTTCCTGATCCTGTTTGCCATGTAA